TGGTACCATTAACAAGTTTTAGAAAGGGATTATTTTCCTGATATTTTCTGAAAATATATTGCTGACATAACGTACTTCATATATCAGATCCGGCGAAGATGAATAAAAGAGAGAAAGAACTACAAGATTTCGCACAAAAACAGCGGGAACAATCCAAAAAGTTAATAGATATCGGTATTGCTCTTTCTGCGGAAAAGAACATAGCTGTTCTTTTGGAGCTTATCGTTGACAGCGCCCGCAGCTTTACTAATGCGGACGGGGGAACGTTGTATCTCGTCGGCTCCGATCAGAAAACGCTCGATTTTGAAATTGTCCAGACAGACAGCCTTGATATCAGGATGGGTGGCAAAACAGGAGAAGAAATTGATTGGCCTCCTGTGCAGATGTACAAAGAAGACGGTTCGCCGAACAAGGAGAACGTATCGGCAAACGTGGCTATAACAAAGCAGCTTGTGAACATTCCCGATGTGTACGACGTTGAGGGATTTAATTTTGAGGGAACCCGAAAGTTTGATGAGAGCACAGGCTACCGTTCTCAATCGATGCTTGTTATTCCTATGTTGAACCACGAAAACGAAATAATCGGCGTCTTGCAGCTGATAAATGCGAGAGACACGGAAACGAATGAGACGATACCTTTTCCGGACGAAGATATAGATTTGACAGCGTCCGTTGCCTCACAGGCTGCAGTGGCGCTTACCAACGTCCGGTTGATTCAGGATTTAAAAGACCTGTTTGATGCGTTTATCCAAACAATTGCCACAGCAATTGACGAAAAGTCGCCGTATACCGCGGGACATATCACTCGCGTTGCTAATCTCACGATGGAAATCGCCCGGGTAGTAAATAAAACCAAATGGGGCAAGTACGGAAGTCTCAAGTTCTCAGAAGATGAACTTGAAGAGTTGAGGCTTGCCGCATGGATGCATGACGTCGGTAAAATAACGACTCCGGAGCATGTGGTAGACAAGAGTACCAAGCTCGAAAAAATATTTGACCGGGTAGAACTATTGAAGCTCAGGTTTGAAGCGATAAAATTTCAAACATATTATGATTGGTCTGAGCGGAAATCGAAACTGCTCTCTTCAGACGGAAGCGATCCTATAAAAGTAAAGCAATTGGATGAAGAGTTCTCTGCAAAAATCAAAGAATTGGAAAGTGACGCAGAATTTACTCTTAATTGCAACGCACCGGGGGAGTTTATGGAAGACGAGTTGATCGAGCGGCTTCAGAAAATATCGAAAAAAACGTTTGAATTCGAAGGTAAAACATACAATTATATTTCAGAAGATGAGTTGGAAAATCTTAGCATCAAACGCGGAACGCTTAATGTAGAAGATAGAAAGATAATTGAAAACCATGCCATGGTGACCTTGAAAATGCTCAAGCAACTGCCGTTCAGCAATAAATTAAAACACGTACCTGAATATGCGGCAGCGCATCATGAAAAGCTTGACGGAACGGGCTACCCGCTTAAGCTCAAAGGAGAAGAGATTTCAGTTCAGGCGAGAATTATGGCCATTGCGGACATATTCGAAGCGTTAACCGCCAAAGACAGGCCGTATAAGGATCCCATGAAACTCTCGCAAGCAATAAAGATACTTGGATTTATGGTAAAAGATGATCACCTGGACGGAGACCTTGTTGAAATATTTCTGAAAGAGGGTATGGCTGAAGCGTACGCCGCCGAACATCTATTACCGGCGCAGATAGACTGGAAGACGTCCGATCTGGAATCATGATTTCATCGTTAAACTGACCGACAATAATTTCTAATATTCAATTAAAAATAGAAAAGCGCCCTATTATGAAGCAGAGCGCTTTTTATCTGAACTAATTGTTTGATAAGTTATCGCATCATATCATCTTTGAATAATAAGGCGGTACTTTTAAAATTTCTATTCAAATGTAAGAATGAATAGATTGAAAATTCAGTTAATATCCCCAATACCTTCGTCATTGACATTCCGCAGCATTTCATTTAGATTTTCCCGACAGTTTAACGTACGGCTTTTCCTAAATTCAGTTTCATTTGTGTAGCGTTACTTAGGAGAGAAAAGAGTCATAATGGACCTTATAATATTACCGGCGATATTACTGGGGGCGCTGATATTGTTCGTATCCGACAGGATATCCGCTGATTTAGTTGCCATGCTGATGCTTGCGGCGCTGCTGCTTTTTAAGTTCATAACACCGGAAGAAGCAGTGTCCGGATTCTCAAACAGCGCTACAATAACAATCGGCGCGATGTTCATTTTGAGTGCGGGGTTGATTCACACGGGAGTTGTCGACTATTTAGGCGTAATAGCGGAAAAGAGAATCAGTAAAACGAATATCGGGCTTATGCTTTTTATTCTCGTCATAGCAGGAGGCGCTTCCGCCTTTATTAACAACACCGCTGTCGTAGCTGTATTTCTGCCGGTTATAATAAAGATCTCAAAAGAAAGGGGGATCAGTCCCTCAAAATTCCTTATACCACTATCGTACGCAGCGATTCTCGGAGGGAGCATGACGCTGATAGGTTCTTCGACCAATATTCTTGTGAGTTCTATCGCAAAGGATAACGGTCTCGCCGAATTCAAAATGTTCGAGTTTACCAATGTAGGGATAGTGTTATTCGCGGTAGGTGGATTGTATCTAATAGCATTTGCATTCCGACTTTTACCGGATAGAGCAGGCACCGGAGACCTAACGAAAAATTACCGTATGCACAGATATCTTGCGGAAGTTACGGTTACCGAAAACTCCGGTATGATCGGAAAATCGCTTACAGAAAAGAAGATCGCGGAAACTTATGACATAAACGTTCTTGAGATCATAAGGGGTGATGAAAAGATCTGGCGTCAATTGGGATCTACTCCAATCCGGAGCGGGGATATTTTACTTATGCGGGGAAGTGTGCAGAACATTATCAAGTTCTCCGAGCGTGAAAGTCTCCAAACCTTAGGTGAAGCAGAGCTGGGAGATGAAGACTTACAGGGGGAGGACGTAATCCTTGCAGACGCGATAATAGCGCCGAATTCGAAACTTATCGGCTACACAGTCAAGGAAATCAATTTCAGGCAGCGATATGGAGCTTTCGTACTTGCGGTGCAAAGTCACGGAA
This Candidatus Neomarinimicrobiota bacterium DNA region includes the following protein-coding sequences:
- a CDS encoding GAF domain-containing protein is translated as MNKREKELQDFAQKQREQSKKLIDIGIALSAEKNIAVLLELIVDSARSFTNADGGTLYLVGSDQKTLDFEIVQTDSLDIRMGGKTGEEIDWPPVQMYKEDGSPNKENVSANVAITKQLVNIPDVYDVEGFNFEGTRKFDESTGYRSQSMLVIPMLNHENEIIGVLQLINARDTETNETIPFPDEDIDLTASVASQAAVALTNVRLIQDLKDLFDAFIQTIATAIDEKSPYTAGHITRVANLTMEIARVVNKTKWGKYGSLKFSEDELEELRLAAWMHDVGKITTPEHVVDKSTKLEKIFDRVELLKLRFEAIKFQTYYDWSERKSKLLSSDGSDPIKVKQLDEEFSAKIKELESDAEFTLNCNAPGEFMEDELIERLQKISKKTFEFEGKTYNYISEDELENLSIKRGTLNVEDRKIIENHAMVTLKMLKQLPFSNKLKHVPEYAAAHHEKLDGTGYPLKLKGEEISVQARIMAIADIFEALTAKDRPYKDPMKLSQAIKILGFMVKDDHLDGDLVEIFLKEGMAEAYAAEHLLPAQIDWKTSDLES
- a CDS encoding SLC13 family permease → MDLIILPAILLGALILFVSDRISADLVAMLMLAALLLFKFITPEEAVSGFSNSATITIGAMFILSAGLIHTGVVDYLGVIAEKRISKTNIGLMLFILVIAGGASAFINNTAVVAVFLPVIIKISKERGISPSKFLIPLSYAAILGGSMTLIGSSTNILVSSIAKDNGLAEFKMFEFTNVGIVLFAVGGLYLIAFAFRLLPDRAGTGDLTKNYRMHRYLAEVTVTENSGMIGKSLTEKKIAETYDINVLEIIRGDEKIWRQLGSTPIRSGDILLMRGSVQNIIKFSERESLQTLGEAELGDEDLQGEDVILADAIIAPNSKLIGYTVKEINFRQRYGAFVLAVQSHGRTIRDKIGRIPLHFGDSLLIQGSPNALRNLQNNRDFLVMEELKLEKFRTDRALVALGIIALVVISAALEIFPIMVAAILGAVAMVITGCINIKEAYSNIDWMVIFLLAGMIPMGIALEKSGLAALAAGGLLDLLGGSSPVFILSALYIGTVLLSSILSNNATAIVIAPIAISMAAALGVNPKPFLMAIMFGASTSLITPIGYQTNTLVYGPGRYKFFDYFKVGLPLNLIAWVLITLLVPYFWHF